One stretch of Agelaius phoeniceus isolate bAgePho1 chromosome W unlocalized genomic scaffold, bAgePho1.hap1 SUPER_W_unloc_2, whole genome shotgun sequence DNA includes these proteins:
- the LOC143692687 gene encoding olfactory receptor 14J1-like has protein sequence MCYDRYVSICKPLHYGTLLGSRACAHMAAAAWASGLFYSLLHTANTFSLPLCHGNALGQFFCEIPQILKLSCSHSNLRELGLLAVSVCLALGCFVFIVFSYVQIFRAVLRIPSEQGRHKAFSTCLPHLAVVSLFISTAVFSHLKPPSMSSPSLDLALSVLYSVVPPALNPLIYSLRNQELKAAVWRLMTGCVQGP, from the coding sequence atgtgctacgaccgctacgtgtccatctgcaaacccctgcactacgggaccctcctgggcagcagagcttgtgcccacatggcagcagctgcctgggccagtggccttTTCTATTCACTcctgcacacggccaatacattttccctgcccctgtgccatggcaatgccctgggccagttcttctgtgaaatcccacagattctcaagctctcctgctcacactcaaacCTCAGGGAACTCgggcttcttgctgttagtgTGTGTTTAGCACTTGGCTGTTTTGtattcattgttttctcctatgtgcagatcttcagggctgtgctgaggatcccctctgagcaggggcggcacaaagccttttccacctgcctccctcacctggctgtggtctctctgttcatcagcactgcagtgttttcccacctgaagcccccctccatgtcctctccatccctggatctggccctgtcagttctgtactcggtggtgcctccagccctgaaccccctcatctacagcctgaggaaccaggagctcaaggctgcagtgtggagactgatgactggatgcgtTCAGGGACCGTAA